In Drosophila subpulchrella strain 33 F10 #4 breed RU33 chromosome 3R, RU_Dsub_v1.1 Primary Assembly, whole genome shotgun sequence, the following are encoded in one genomic region:
- the LOC119548290 gene encoding phospholipid-transporting ATPase ID isoform X1, translated as MIGGRRCSEAARRLRRRPDTLELSVLGGQPMETELQEEDDERTPATGTGNTDVSRTKSTEATSKRTRWFQFARSSKNRRKRLHCDDDEETEDQGGRNSDKDGTRRACLAQPEGMNIGSSTQTIATPLMVGDSFYSLAPEGANPSTNRSVDQELYKQRDPSVASETKSLPSMRRLSQIRRRRSSYYFSENERRIRANDKEFNAQFKYHNNYIKTSKYSLFTFLPFNLLEQFQRLANFYFLCLLVLQLIPAISSLTPVTTAIPLIGVLTLTAVKDAYDDIQRHLSDSQVNNRKSKTLRNGKLVEAKWSEVQVGDVIRLDNNQFVAADTLLLSTSEPNGLCFIETAELDGETNLKAKQCLTETIELGDRHDSLWNFNGEIICERPNNLLNKFDGTLIWRSQRFALDNEKILLRGCVLRNTQWCYGVVVFAGVDTKLMQNSGKTQFKSTGVDRLLNFIIIGIVLFLVSICALFAIGCAVWEGLIGQHFQLYLPWERIIPKDYIPTGATVIGLLVFFSYAIVLNTVVPISLYVSVEVIRFVQSFLINWDEEMYYATTNTYAKARTTTLNEELGQIQYIFSDKTGTLTQNIMTFNKCSINGRSYGDVIDLRTGELIEITEQQTIFQNSNTNNRPSPAGGAAIAPPAAAPPIILVHTAEVHAKKSALVVTSSSSSSGEAQVSSRPDFEHSAPPLDAGEKRLGLKHVRYSASSRSQEDDPGGLSPRMGLSPSIGNDERRSSGGFKRSGAGFMQRQLSRTSSCDKVKILHDTEHEQTEAHNMHHSQHHRKRLVKIRFKKSPSTVTLEQPYEGDPKYTSTLHPSDSSTTKHCRHAFATNWSSSPQRVHALQTVDFSANPHYESDFRWYDRTLLDAVRSDEEHSHVFFRLLALCHTVMAETVDGKLEYQAQSPDEAALVAAARNFGFVFRTRTPNSITIEVMGQLEEYELLNILDFNNVRKRMSVILRRGDSMVLYCKGADNVIYDRLHSGQEDMKARTQDHLNKFAGEGLRTLALAERRLTEQYYNDWRSRQQEAALSMDSREQKLNEIYEEIESEMQLVGVTAIEDKLQDGVPKSIANLQNAGIKIWVLTGDKQETAINIGYSCQLLTDELADVFIVDGNSVEEVEKQLRQFKESIKIYNRFRPGGFDPFDRLNSDSNMDPLSVTMTQTSAFMQESNLPPTPPPPPAISVVTFRWDDKTKDNKGGPDSAECNDLFGDEKRSEGGGTASIVVDESTGFALVVNGHSLVHCLSPELETKFLDIASQCKAVICCRVTPLQKALVVELIKRAKKAVTLAIGDGANDVSMIKAAHIGVGISGQEGLQAVLSSDYSIAQFRYLERLLLVHGRWSYYRMCKFLRYFFYKNFAFTLCHCWYSLFCGFSAQTVFDPMFISVYNLFYTSLPVLALGVFEQDVSDKNSVDFPRLYTPGLKSELFNIREFIYSVLHGAFTSLVLFLIPYGVYKDGVSQNGFIVSDHMTLGAVVATILIVDNTAQISLYTSYWTVVNHVTIWGSLVWYFVLDYFYNYVIGGPYVGSLTQAMKDLTFWVTMLITVMALVAPVLAYKFYLLDVHPSLSDKIRQRSLKKIHSRASSNVRRTASSRRGRRSVRSGYAFAHQEGFGRLITSGKIMHKLPQDFAFPLGLGTKKTQALHNNLNSADGSSKSNNASGQHMVNNNTNLRQNQNQNHSSMADITADGRGTGGEDGRGSVSTDDMSPRAPCQDLDTINL; from the exons ATGATCGGGGGCAGGAGATGCAGTGAGGCCGCCCGGCGGTTGCGAAGGCGTCCCGATACCCTGGAACTCTCAGTTCTGGGCGGCCAACCCATGGAAACGGAACTCCAGGAGGAAGATGATGAACGGACTCCAGCTACAGGAACTGGAAATACAGATGTTTCTAGAACCAAAAGTACTGAAGCAACCAGCAAAAGAACTCGTTGGTTTCAGTTCGCCAGGAGCTCAAAAAATCGAAGGAAACGACTGCACTGCGATGATGATGAGGAAACTGAGGATCAGGGCGGAAGGAACTCTGATAAGGATGGCACCCGGAGGGCGTGTCTCGCCCAACCGGAGGGCATGAACATTGGCAGCTCCACACAAACCATTGCCACGCCCCTGATGGTGGGTGACAGTTTCTACAGCCTGGCCCCCGAAGGAGCCAATCCATCAACCAATAGGTCCGTTGACCAGGAGCTGTACAAACAGAGGGATCCCTCGGTGGCCTCGGAGACCAAGTCGCTTCCGAGTATGAGACGTCTGTCCCAGATAAGAAGGCGCCGCAGCTCGTACTACTTTTCGG AAAACGAACGCAGAATCCGCGCCAACGACAAAGAGTTTAATGCCCAGTTCAAATATCAC AACAACTACATCAAGACCTCAAAGTATTCGCTGTTCACGTTCCTGCCCTTTAATCTGCTGGAGCAATTCCAGCGGCTGGCcaacttttattttctctgtCTGCTGGTCCTTCAACTGATACCCGCAATCTCCTCCCTCACACCCGTGACCACAGCCATTCCCCTAATAGGAGTACTCACGCTAACTGCGGTTAAGGATGCCTACGATGATATT CAACGTCATCTGTCCGACTCGCAGGTGAACAATCGCAAGTCGAAAACGCTCCGCAATGGCAAGTTGGTGGAGGCCAAGTGGTCGGAGGTGCAGGTGGGTGACGTGATCCGGCTGGACAACAATCAGTTTGTGGCAGCCGATACATTGCTACTGTCCACATCCGAGCCAAATGGTCTGTGCTTCATCGAGACAGCCGAACTGGATGGGGAGACGAATCTCAAGGCGAAACAGTGCCTGACGGAGACCATCGAGCTGGGGGATCGTCACGATTCGCTATGGAACTTTAACGGTGAGATCATCTGCGAGAGACCCAATAATCTGCTGAACAAGTTCGATGGCACCCTGATTTGGCGGAGTCAGCGGTTCGCCCTGGACAACGAGAAAATCTTATTAAGAGGCTGTGTCTTGCGGAACACCCAATGGTGTTATGGCGTTGTGGTCTTCGCCGGAGTGGACACCAAGTTGATGCAGAATTCTGGAAAGACCCAGTTCAAGAGCACGGGCGTAGATCGCCTGCTcaactttattattattggg ATCGTCTTATTTCTGGTGTCAATATGTGCCCTCTTTGCGATCGGCTGTGCCGTGTGGGAGGGCCTGATTGGCCAGCATTTCCAGCTGTATCTGCCCTGGGAGCGCATCATACCCAAGGATTACATACCCACGGGGGCCACCGTCATCGGATTGCTGGTTTTCTTCTCGTATGCCATAGTCTTAAACACAGTTGTGCCAATCTCTCTCTACGTTTCAGTAGAG GTAATACGCTTCGTACAGTCGTTCCTCATCAACTGGGATGAGGAGATGTATTATGCGACCACCAATACCTATGCCAAAGCCCGCACCACCACGCTTAACGAAGAGCTGGGCCAGATCCAGTACATATTCTCGGACAAGACGGGCACCCTCACCCAGAACATCATGACGTTCAACAAGTGCAGCATCAATGGGCGCAGTTATGGCGATGTGATTGACCTGCGCACCGGCGAGCTCATCGAGATTACGGAG CAGCAAACAATTTTCCAAAATAGCAACACCAACAACAGACCCAGCCCCGCAGGTGGAGCTGCGATAGCGCCACCTGCAGCAGCACCCCCCATCATCCTAGTGCACACGGCCGAGGTCCATGCCAAGAAGAGTGCCCTGGTGgtcacctcctcctcctcctcctcggggGAGGCACAGGTATCCTCGAGACCGGACTTCGAGCACTCTGCTCCGCCGCTGGACGCGGGTGAAAAGAGGCTGGGACTCAAACATGTGCGATACTCGGCGTCGAGTAGAAGTCAGGAGGATGACCCTGGGGGACTGTCTCCCAGAATGGGTCTTTCACCATCCATCGGCAATGACGAGCGCAGGAGCAGCGGCGGCTTCAAGCGGAGCGGAGCGGGATTTATGCAGCGACAATTGTCCCGCACAAGCAGTTGCGACAAAGTAAAGATTTTGCATGACACCGAACATGAACAGACAGAAGCACACAACATGCACCATTCACAGCACCATCGCAAGCGATTAGTCAAGATCCGGTTCAAGAAATCCCCATCAACAGTCACGCTCGAGCAGCCTTATGAAGGGGATCCAAAATACACATCCACACTGCACCCAAGCGATTCGAGCACCACAAAGCACTGCCGCCATGCATTCGCCACCAATTGGAGTTCGTCGCCTCAGAGAGTGCAC GCCCTTCAAACCGTCGACTTTTCGGCCAATCCGCATTACGAGAGCGACTTCCGGTGGTACGATCGCACGTTACTAGATGCTGTCCGCTCGGATGAGGAGCACTCCCATGTGTTTTTCCGCCTGCTGGCCCTCTGCCACACGGTCATGGCCGAAACGGTGGATGGGAAACTGGAGTACCAGGCCCAAAGTCCCGATGAGGCTGCTCTTGTGGCAGCCGCTCGCAATTTCGGCTTTGTCTTTCGCACGCGAACACCAAATAGTATTACCATCGAGGTGATGGGACAATTGGAG GAATACGAGCTCCTAAACATCCTTGATTTCAACAATGTCCGCAAGCGGATGTCTGTGATCCTCCGGCGCGGTGACTCCATGGTGCTCTACTGCAAAGGAGCGGACAATGTGATATACGATCGTCTGCATAGCGGACAGGAAGATATGAAAGCGCGCACCCAGGACCACCTTAAT AAATTTGCTGGTGAGGGCCTGCGTACCTTAGCTCTAGCTGAGCGTCGTTTAACGGAGCAGTACTACAACGACTGGAGAAGTCGTCAGCAGGAGGCTGCCCTTTCGATGGACTCACGGGAGCAAAAGTTGAACGAAATCTACGAGGAGATCGAGAGTGAAATGCAACTGGTTGGAGTGACGGCCATCGAGGATAAACTGCAGGATGGCGTGCCCAAGTCCATAGCCAATTTGCAGAATGCCGGCATAAAGATATGGGTTCTAACAGGAGACAAGCAGG AAACGGCCATCAACATCGGTTATTCCTGCCAACTGCTCACTGATGAGCTGGCCGATGTCTTTATAGTGGATGGAAACTCTGTGGAAGAGGTAGAAAAGCAGCTGAGGCAGTTCAaagagtccataaagatatacaaTCGATTTCGACCAGGAG gCTTTGATCCCTTTGACCGGTTAAACAGCGACAGTAATATGGATCCGCTGAGTGTGACCATGACCCAAACATCGGCCTTCATGCAGGAGTCAAATCTCCCGCCCACGCCGCCTCCACCGCCTGCCATTTCGGTGGTTACCTTTAGGTGGGATGACAAAACTAAGGATAATAAGGGCGGACCGGACAG TGCGGAATGCAATGACCTGTTCGGCGATGAGAAGAGGAGCGAGGGAGGAGGCACTGCCTCCATTGTGGTGGATGAAAGCACAGGCTTTGCCCTGGTGGTCAATGGGCACTCACTGGTGCACTGCCTTTCGCCGGAATTGGAGACCAA ATTCCTGGACATCGCCTCGCAGTGCAAGGCGGTCATCTGTTGCCGGGTAACGCCCCTCCAGAAGGCGCTGGTCGTCGAGCTAATTAAGCGTGCCAAAAAAGCCGTCACCCTGGCCATTGGCGATGGCGCCAATGATGTGTCCATGATCAAGG CTGCCCACATAGGCGTTGGTATCTCAGGGCAGGAGGGCCTTCAGGCTGTCCTGTCCAGTGACTATTCGATTGCCCAGTTCCGATACCTTGAGCGATTGCTGCTGGTCCATGGTCGCTGGTCCTACTACCGCATGTGCAAATTTCTGCGATACTTCTTTTACAAGAACTTTGCATTTACCCTGTGCCATTGCTGGTATTCGCTCTTCTGCGGCTTCAGCGCTCAG ACGGTGTTCGACCCAATGTTCATATCGGTTTACAATCTGTTTTACACGTCCTTGCCCGTTTTGGCGTTGGGCGTCTTCGAGCAGGATGTCTCGGACAAGAATAGCGTGGATTTCCCACGCCTCTACACGCCGGGTCTCAAAAGCGAACTGTTCAACATTCGTGAGTTCATCTACAGTGTGTTGCACGGGGCCTTTACTTCGCTGGTCTTGTTCCTGATTCCCTACGGCGTCTACAAGGACGGTGTCTCGCAGAACGGATTTATTGTCAGCGATCATATGACCCTTGGCGCCGTTGTGGCCACCATACTCATAGTGGATAATACAGCACAG ATATCTTTGTACACCTCTTACTGGACCGTTGTCAATCACGTGACCATTTGGGGTAGCTTGGTTTGGTACTTTGTGCTTGATTATTTCTACAACTATGTCATTGGAGGGCCATATGTGGGCTCTTTGACCCAAGCCATGAAGGACCTGACATTTTGGGTTACCATGTTGATCACAGTGATGGCCCTGGTAGCGCCTGTTCTGGCGTACAAGTTCTATCTACTGGATGTGCATCCCAGCCTTTCGGATAAG ATACGTCAAAGGTCCTTGAAAAAGATTCACTCGAGAGCCTCGAGTAATGTCAGGCGAACGGCTTCATCGCGTCGCGGACGTCGTTCCGTTAGATCAGGATATGCCTTTGCCCATCAG GAGGGTTTTGGTCGCCTGATTACCTCCGGCAAGATCATGCACAAATTGCCCCAGGACTTTGCCTTCCCACTCGGTTTGGGCACTAAAAAGACACAGGCCCTTCACAACAACCTTAACTCGGCCGATGGATCCTCGAAGTCCAACAACGCCTCGGGCCAACATATGGTCAATAACAACACAAATCTGCGACAGAATCAGAACCAGAACCACTCGTCGATGGCGGATATAACGGCAGATGGTCGTGGAACTGGAGGAGAAGATGGGAGAGGCAGTGTGAGCACGGATGATATGAGTCCCCGAGCTCCCTGCCAGGATCTGGATACGATTAATCTCTAA
- the LOC119548290 gene encoding phospholipid-transporting ATPase ID isoform X7 has product MIGGRRCSEAARRLRRRPDTLELSVLGGQPMETELQEEDDERTPATGTGNTDVSRTKSTEATSKRTRWFQFARSSKNRRKRLHCDDDEETEDQGGRNSDKDGTRRACLAQPEGMNIGSSTQTIATPLMVGDSFYSLAPEGANPSTNRSVDQELYKQRDPSVASETKSLPSMRRLSQIRRRRSSYYFSENERRIRANDKEFNAQFKYHNNYIKTSKYSLFTFLPFNLLEQFQRLANFYFLCLLVLQLIPAISSLTPVTTAIPLIGVLTLTAVKDAYDDIQRHLSDSQVNNRKSKTLRNGKLVEAKWSEVQVGDVIRLDNNQFVAADTLLLSTSEPNGLCFIETAELDGETNLKAKQCLTETIELGDRHDSLWNFNGEIICERPNNLLNKFDGTLIWRSQRFALDNEKILLRGCVLRNTQWCYGVVVFAGVDTKLMQNSGKTQFKSTGVDRLLNFIIIGIVLFLVSICALFAIGCAVWEGLIGQHFQLYLPWERIIPKDYIPTGATVIGLLVFFSYAIVLNTVVPISLYVSVEVIRFVQSFLINWDEEMYYATTNTYAKARTTTLNEELGQIQYIFSDKTGTLTQNIMTFNKCSINGRSYGDVIDLRTGELIEITEALQTVDFSANPHYESDFRWYDRTLLDAVRSDEEHSHVFFRLLALCHTVMAETVDGKLEYQAQSPDEAALVAAARNFGFVFRTRTPNSITIEVMGQLEEYELLNILDFNNVRKRMSVILRRGDSMVLYCKGADNVIYDRLHSGQEDMKARTQDHLNKFAGEGLRTLALAERRLTEQYYNDWRSRQQEAALSMDSREQKLNEIYEEIESEMQLVGVTAIEDKLQDGVPKSIANLQNAGIKIWVLTGDKQETAINIGYSCQLLTDELADVFIVDGNSVEEVEKQLRQFKESIKIYNRFRPGGFDPFDRLNSDSNMDPLSVTMTQTSAFMQESNLPPTPPPPPAISVVTFRWDDKTKDNKGGPDSAECNDLFGDEKRSEGGGTASIVVDESTGFALVVNGHSLVHCLSPELETKFLDIASQCKAVICCRVTPLQKALVVELIKRAKKAVTLAIGDGANDVSMIKAAHIGVGISGQEGLQAVLSSDYSIAQFRYLERLLLVHGRWSYYRMCKFLRYFFYKNFAFTLCHCWYSLFCGFSAQTVFDPMFISVYNLFYTSLPVLALGVFEQDVSDKNSVDFPRLYTPGLKSELFNIREFIYSVLHGAFTSLVLFLIPYGVYKDGVSQNGFIVSDHMTLGAVVATILIVDNTAQISLYTSYWTVVNHVTIWGSLVWYFVLDYFYNYVIGGPYVGSLTQAMKDLTFWVTMLITVMALVAPVLAYKFYLLDVHPSLSDKIRQRSLKKIHSRASSNVRRTASSRRGRRSVRSGYAFAHQEGFGRLITSGKIMHKLPQDFAFPLGLGTKKTQALHNNLNSADGSSKSNNASGQHMVNNNTNLRQNQNQNHSSMADITADGRGTGGEDGRGSVSTDDMSPRAPCQDLDTINL; this is encoded by the exons ATGATCGGGGGCAGGAGATGCAGTGAGGCCGCCCGGCGGTTGCGAAGGCGTCCCGATACCCTGGAACTCTCAGTTCTGGGCGGCCAACCCATGGAAACGGAACTCCAGGAGGAAGATGATGAACGGACTCCAGCTACAGGAACTGGAAATACAGATGTTTCTAGAACCAAAAGTACTGAAGCAACCAGCAAAAGAACTCGTTGGTTTCAGTTCGCCAGGAGCTCAAAAAATCGAAGGAAACGACTGCACTGCGATGATGATGAGGAAACTGAGGATCAGGGCGGAAGGAACTCTGATAAGGATGGCACCCGGAGGGCGTGTCTCGCCCAACCGGAGGGCATGAACATTGGCAGCTCCACACAAACCATTGCCACGCCCCTGATGGTGGGTGACAGTTTCTACAGCCTGGCCCCCGAAGGAGCCAATCCATCAACCAATAGGTCCGTTGACCAGGAGCTGTACAAACAGAGGGATCCCTCGGTGGCCTCGGAGACCAAGTCGCTTCCGAGTATGAGACGTCTGTCCCAGATAAGAAGGCGCCGCAGCTCGTACTACTTTTCGG AAAACGAACGCAGAATCCGCGCCAACGACAAAGAGTTTAATGCCCAGTTCAAATATCAC AACAACTACATCAAGACCTCAAAGTATTCGCTGTTCACGTTCCTGCCCTTTAATCTGCTGGAGCAATTCCAGCGGCTGGCcaacttttattttctctgtCTGCTGGTCCTTCAACTGATACCCGCAATCTCCTCCCTCACACCCGTGACCACAGCCATTCCCCTAATAGGAGTACTCACGCTAACTGCGGTTAAGGATGCCTACGATGATATT CAACGTCATCTGTCCGACTCGCAGGTGAACAATCGCAAGTCGAAAACGCTCCGCAATGGCAAGTTGGTGGAGGCCAAGTGGTCGGAGGTGCAGGTGGGTGACGTGATCCGGCTGGACAACAATCAGTTTGTGGCAGCCGATACATTGCTACTGTCCACATCCGAGCCAAATGGTCTGTGCTTCATCGAGACAGCCGAACTGGATGGGGAGACGAATCTCAAGGCGAAACAGTGCCTGACGGAGACCATCGAGCTGGGGGATCGTCACGATTCGCTATGGAACTTTAACGGTGAGATCATCTGCGAGAGACCCAATAATCTGCTGAACAAGTTCGATGGCACCCTGATTTGGCGGAGTCAGCGGTTCGCCCTGGACAACGAGAAAATCTTATTAAGAGGCTGTGTCTTGCGGAACACCCAATGGTGTTATGGCGTTGTGGTCTTCGCCGGAGTGGACACCAAGTTGATGCAGAATTCTGGAAAGACCCAGTTCAAGAGCACGGGCGTAGATCGCCTGCTcaactttattattattggg ATCGTCTTATTTCTGGTGTCAATATGTGCCCTCTTTGCGATCGGCTGTGCCGTGTGGGAGGGCCTGATTGGCCAGCATTTCCAGCTGTATCTGCCCTGGGAGCGCATCATACCCAAGGATTACATACCCACGGGGGCCACCGTCATCGGATTGCTGGTTTTCTTCTCGTATGCCATAGTCTTAAACACAGTTGTGCCAATCTCTCTCTACGTTTCAGTAGAG GTAATACGCTTCGTACAGTCGTTCCTCATCAACTGGGATGAGGAGATGTATTATGCGACCACCAATACCTATGCCAAAGCCCGCACCACCACGCTTAACGAAGAGCTGGGCCAGATCCAGTACATATTCTCGGACAAGACGGGCACCCTCACCCAGAACATCATGACGTTCAACAAGTGCAGCATCAATGGGCGCAGTTATGGCGATGTGATTGACCTGCGCACCGGCGAGCTCATCGAGATTACGGAG GCCCTTCAAACCGTCGACTTTTCGGCCAATCCGCATTACGAGAGCGACTTCCGGTGGTACGATCGCACGTTACTAGATGCTGTCCGCTCGGATGAGGAGCACTCCCATGTGTTTTTCCGCCTGCTGGCCCTCTGCCACACGGTCATGGCCGAAACGGTGGATGGGAAACTGGAGTACCAGGCCCAAAGTCCCGATGAGGCTGCTCTTGTGGCAGCCGCTCGCAATTTCGGCTTTGTCTTTCGCACGCGAACACCAAATAGTATTACCATCGAGGTGATGGGACAATTGGAG GAATACGAGCTCCTAAACATCCTTGATTTCAACAATGTCCGCAAGCGGATGTCTGTGATCCTCCGGCGCGGTGACTCCATGGTGCTCTACTGCAAAGGAGCGGACAATGTGATATACGATCGTCTGCATAGCGGACAGGAAGATATGAAAGCGCGCACCCAGGACCACCTTAAT AAATTTGCTGGTGAGGGCCTGCGTACCTTAGCTCTAGCTGAGCGTCGTTTAACGGAGCAGTACTACAACGACTGGAGAAGTCGTCAGCAGGAGGCTGCCCTTTCGATGGACTCACGGGAGCAAAAGTTGAACGAAATCTACGAGGAGATCGAGAGTGAAATGCAACTGGTTGGAGTGACGGCCATCGAGGATAAACTGCAGGATGGCGTGCCCAAGTCCATAGCCAATTTGCAGAATGCCGGCATAAAGATATGGGTTCTAACAGGAGACAAGCAGG AAACGGCCATCAACATCGGTTATTCCTGCCAACTGCTCACTGATGAGCTGGCCGATGTCTTTATAGTGGATGGAAACTCTGTGGAAGAGGTAGAAAAGCAGCTGAGGCAGTTCAaagagtccataaagatatacaaTCGATTTCGACCAGGAG gCTTTGATCCCTTTGACCGGTTAAACAGCGACAGTAATATGGATCCGCTGAGTGTGACCATGACCCAAACATCGGCCTTCATGCAGGAGTCAAATCTCCCGCCCACGCCGCCTCCACCGCCTGCCATTTCGGTGGTTACCTTTAGGTGGGATGACAAAACTAAGGATAATAAGGGCGGACCGGACAG TGCGGAATGCAATGACCTGTTCGGCGATGAGAAGAGGAGCGAGGGAGGAGGCACTGCCTCCATTGTGGTGGATGAAAGCACAGGCTTTGCCCTGGTGGTCAATGGGCACTCACTGGTGCACTGCCTTTCGCCGGAATTGGAGACCAA ATTCCTGGACATCGCCTCGCAGTGCAAGGCGGTCATCTGTTGCCGGGTAACGCCCCTCCAGAAGGCGCTGGTCGTCGAGCTAATTAAGCGTGCCAAAAAAGCCGTCACCCTGGCCATTGGCGATGGCGCCAATGATGTGTCCATGATCAAGG CTGCCCACATAGGCGTTGGTATCTCAGGGCAGGAGGGCCTTCAGGCTGTCCTGTCCAGTGACTATTCGATTGCCCAGTTCCGATACCTTGAGCGATTGCTGCTGGTCCATGGTCGCTGGTCCTACTACCGCATGTGCAAATTTCTGCGATACTTCTTTTACAAGAACTTTGCATTTACCCTGTGCCATTGCTGGTATTCGCTCTTCTGCGGCTTCAGCGCTCAG ACGGTGTTCGACCCAATGTTCATATCGGTTTACAATCTGTTTTACACGTCCTTGCCCGTTTTGGCGTTGGGCGTCTTCGAGCAGGATGTCTCGGACAAGAATAGCGTGGATTTCCCACGCCTCTACACGCCGGGTCTCAAAAGCGAACTGTTCAACATTCGTGAGTTCATCTACAGTGTGTTGCACGGGGCCTTTACTTCGCTGGTCTTGTTCCTGATTCCCTACGGCGTCTACAAGGACGGTGTCTCGCAGAACGGATTTATTGTCAGCGATCATATGACCCTTGGCGCCGTTGTGGCCACCATACTCATAGTGGATAATACAGCACAG ATATCTTTGTACACCTCTTACTGGACCGTTGTCAATCACGTGACCATTTGGGGTAGCTTGGTTTGGTACTTTGTGCTTGATTATTTCTACAACTATGTCATTGGAGGGCCATATGTGGGCTCTTTGACCCAAGCCATGAAGGACCTGACATTTTGGGTTACCATGTTGATCACAGTGATGGCCCTGGTAGCGCCTGTTCTGGCGTACAAGTTCTATCTACTGGATGTGCATCCCAGCCTTTCGGATAAG ATACGTCAAAGGTCCTTGAAAAAGATTCACTCGAGAGCCTCGAGTAATGTCAGGCGAACGGCTTCATCGCGTCGCGGACGTCGTTCCGTTAGATCAGGATATGCCTTTGCCCATCAG GAGGGTTTTGGTCGCCTGATTACCTCCGGCAAGATCATGCACAAATTGCCCCAGGACTTTGCCTTCCCACTCGGTTTGGGCACTAAAAAGACACAGGCCCTTCACAACAACCTTAACTCGGCCGATGGATCCTCGAAGTCCAACAACGCCTCGGGCCAACATATGGTCAATAACAACACAAATCTGCGACAGAATCAGAACCAGAACCACTCGTCGATGGCGGATATAACGGCAGATGGTCGTGGAACTGGAGGAGAAGATGGGAGAGGCAGTGTGAGCACGGATGATATGAGTCCCCGAGCTCCCTGCCAGGATCTGGATACGATTAATCTCTAA